The nucleotide window TATTTTTCCGTGTTTTTACGGATTGTAATAATCACAGTAACTTATACTGATAACAAGCTTGAATTTATATTATAAAAAACGGAGAAATATGTTTTTTCTCCGTTCTTGTCTAAATGCAGGGGTATTTTCTCCAGTCTCTGCAGATATATCCTGATGTGCAGCAAAGGTTAGGCGGGCAGTTCATGTTTTCATCACACATGATGATTGGAGCGATAAGTCCGCCATCAATTTTCTTAAGATCATTTCTTTTAAGCTTTTTCATATTGATTCTATTTTAGTTATTAGTTGAATAAAGATAACAATATTTCACATAGTAAGGAAGTGAGTTCGTAAAAAATAAGTGCCGCAGAGTAATCTACAGCACTTATTCACAAAAATAATGTATATGAAAAAAAACTATTTTATTGTTCAGTAGGTCTGAAAACCAGTCCTGTTTCTTCAAAATAATCTAAAGTGATTCTGTCTCCATCATTCACATTTCCTGCAAGAATCTCTTTTGATAATTTATTCAATACTTCCTGCTGGATCACTCTTTTCAATGGTCTTGCTCCGAAGGCAGGATCATAACCTTTATCCATCAGATAATCCACTGCGTCCTGAGTGAAAGTCATAATGATGTTTCTTTTAGATAACATTTCATTGAAACCTCTCAACTGGTACTGAACGATTTTTCCGATTTCTTTTTTTCTTAATGGCTGGAACAGTACAATTTCATCAATTCTGTTCAGGAATTCCGGACGAAGGGTTTGTTTAAGAAGATCAAAAACTTCTTCTTTGGTCTTATCCACAATCTCATCCTGGTTTTCCTCCGTAAGATTCTCAAAATTTTCCTGAATCAGGTGTGAACCTAAATTCGAGGTCATAATAATGATTGAATTTTTGAAATTAACCACACGTCCTTTATTATCAGTCAGACGTCCATCATCAAGAACCTGAAGCAAAGTGTTGAAAACATCCGGGTGTGCTTTTTCAATCTCATCCAGCAGTACCACTGAGTAAGGTCTTCTTCTTACCGCTTCAGTCAATTGTCCGCCTTCATCATATCCTACATATCCCGGAGGCGCTCCTACCAATCTTGAAACGCTGTGACGTTCCTGATATTCACTCATATCGATTCTGGTCATATTGTTTTCATCATCGAATAAGAATTCTGCCAGTGCTTTTGCAAGCTCGGTTTTACCCACTCCGGTTGTTCCCAGGAATAGGAAAGATCCGATAGGTTTTTTGTCATCACTCAATCCGGCTCTGTTTCTTCTGATCGCATCTGCAACTGCCTGGATCGCTTCATCCTGTCCAACAACTCTATGGTGGAGTTCAGTCTCCAGATTTAATAATTTATCTCTTTCAGACTGAAGTAATTTGGTTACAGGAATACCTGTCCATTTAGCAATGACTTCAGAAATATTTTCTGCAGTAACCTCCTCTTTGATCAGTTCATTCTGATGATTCTGCATTTCAAGCTCCACTTTGCTGAGCTCTTCTTCCTTTTCACGGAGTTTTCCGTACTGGATCTCCGCTACTTTGGCATAATCTCCGGCTCTGGAAGCTCTTTCTGCTTCCAATTTCAGAGACTCAATATCTTTTTTAATCTGTGTAAGATCTTCACTTTTCTGTTTTTCTTTTAGCCATTTGGCATTGATCTCATTTCTCTGTTCGGATATTTTGGCAATATCTTCTTTAAGGTGATCAATTTTGGTTTGGTTGCCTTCTCTTGAGATAGCAGCCAGCTCAATTTCCATCTGCATCAGTTTTCTGTCCAATACGTCCAGTTCTTCAGGCTTTGAATTGATTTCCATTCTCAGTTTAGCCGAAGCCTCATCAATAAGGTCGATGGCTTTATCCGGTAAAAAACGGTCTGAAATATATCTTTGAGACATTTCCACAGCGGCAATAATTGCCTCATCTTTGATTCTTACTTTGTGGTGAGCCTCATATTTATCTTTAATACCACGAAGGATAGAAATTGCAGATTCAGTATCTGGTTCTTCCACCATCACTTTCTGGAAACGTCTTTCTAACGCTTTGTCCTTTTCAAAATACTTTTGATATTCGTTCAAGGTTGTTGCCCCAATGGCTCTTAATTCTCCTCTTGCCAGAGCGGGTTTTAAGATGTTGGCTGCATCCATGGCTCCTTCACCACCTCCGGCACCAACCAATGTGTGAATCTCGTCAATGAAAAGAATAATCTGACCATCCGATTTGATAACCTCGTTGACAACCGATTTCAGACGCTCTTCAAATTCACCTTTATATTTTGCTCCGGCGATCAAAGCTCCCATATCCAATGAATATAATGTTTTATCCATAAGGTTTTCAGGAACATCACCGCTGATAATTCTATGAGCGATTCCCTCAGCAATCGCTGTTTTACCTACACCCGGCTCCCCGATAAGAATCGGATTATTTTTGGTTCTTCTTGAAAGGATCTGCAGAACTCTTCTGATTTCTTCATCACGCCCGATAACAGGATCCAGCTTGCCTTCTGCTGCTAATTCGTTAAAGTTCTTAGCATATTTGTTTAAGGATTGATACGTTTCTTCCGAACTTGCAGAAGTCGCTTTGCTTCCTTTTCTTAATTCTTTGATAGCACCTTCCAGGAGATTTTTGGTTACACCCATATCTTTCAACATTTTGGATACTTCTGAAGTGGTTTCCAGAAGTGATAGCCATAAATGCTCAATCGTTACATATTCATCACCCATTTTCTTGGCAATATTGGGTGCGTCCAGCAATACTTTGTTGGCAGGTTGTGAAAGATAAATATTTCCTCCCTGTACTTTAGGAAGCTTTTCTAAGTTTTCACGATTGCGCTCTCTTACTAATGCAGCATCTGCTTCAGACTTTTTTAATAAGAAAGGCGAAATATTTTCATCTACCTGAAAAATTCCTTCAAGGAGATGTTGGGGTTCAATGCTTTGGTTGCCAAATTCCATCGCAACCTGTTGCGCTGCCTGGATGGCTTCCTGTGATTTTACAGTATATTGGTTTAAGTTCATATTTTATATATTTTTGGTAATGATTCGTTTAAAGTTTAGTTTTTAAAAAACATCAAGAAACCAAATTCTGAGGCTCAGTTTCTTAATGCCAATCAATTATTTAATCATTTAATCGATGACTGTATCGCAAAAACTGTTCAATTATTAAATTTACAAAAAATATAGACAAAATTTCCGGATTTTGCATTTTTAACGGAAATTTAACTTGACAAAATTTCCGATTTCGTAATTATTTATTTAAAATCTATGAACAAATAGTCATATTATAATTATAGCAGCTAACAACAGAAGGTAAATGCACGGATTGAATTGGTTCGGATGGATTAATCTTTTATGATCAAAAAACAAGCAGTTTAATTCAGAATAATTACTTTTGCATTTTACCAGATGGAACTAAAAGAAAAACAGAGAAAAATACTAGATGTAGCAGTAGAGCTTTTCAAAGAAAAAGGCTATATGGGAAGCTCGGTAAGAGATCTGGCTACTAAACTCAATATTAAAGCAGCTTCATTGTATGCGCATATCCGTTCAAAGGAAGAAATTTTGGAATGGATTTGTTTTGGTATTGCCCAGGATTTTTTTGATGAGCTTCAGGAAGTAAAAAATACAGATGTAGCTCCAAGGGAAAAATTGAATTTATTGCTGGACAGGCACCTTTCCGTAGTTCTTAAAAACCGTGACGTTACCCATATTTATTCCAATGAATGGAAGCATCTTGAAGAAAGGCTTCCCGAATTTGTTGAATTGAGAAAAAATTATCAGCAGGAGGTTGAAGAGCTGATTTCTGAAATTTATAAAGCTGAAAACTGGGAACTGAAATCTCCGTCGTTTACCACAAGATTTATCCTTCATACTTTAAATAACTCCTATTTCTGGTTCAAAAGAAGTAGTGATTCCACGGATGAAATCACAGATGAAATAAGGGAAAAGATTCTTTTCGGCCTGTTGGGAAACCAACATTCATAGGTCTTGACAAGAAGAATTATTAATACATTTTACATTATACTTTTTACAACAAAAAGCATTTGAGCTTTTATTTTTTTATTTAGAATCATTCAAAATATGACAAAAGTCATAAAAATTTTGCCAGCTTCCAAAATCTTTTTAAATTTACACCTAACAAATGTTAGTTAGTTTTATGGATTTTTCAGTTGAATATCTGAAGCTGGATCAGTTGAGACAGCTTCAATCCGACCGGTTGATCAGCCTGATCAGCTATTTGGGGGAGAAGTCGGAATTTTATAAAAAGAAATTTGATGAACTGCAAATATCTCCACAGGATATAAGGTCGATTGAGGATATCACGAAACTTCCCATTACTTACAAACAGGATTTAAGAGATAACTATCCATTCGGATTATTTACCGTTCCTAAAAGCGAGCTTCAGCGTATTCATTGCTCAAGCGGAACGACAGGAAAACCGACTGTGGTAGGATATACCAAAGAAGATGTTGATCTTTTCAGTGAAGTAGTGGCAAGATCATTGAATGCTGCTGGTGCCAAGCCGGGAATGCAGTTACATAATGCTTACGGTTACGGGATTTTTACCGGTGGATTAGGACTTCATTATGGAGCAGAAATGCTGGGAATGAGTGTTCTTCCTATTTCCGGTGGAATGACGGCAAGACAGGTGGATCTGATTGTGGATTTTAAGCCGGAAGTAATCTGCTGCTCGCCATCATATGCTTTAACGATTGCGGATGAATTTGCAAAAAGAGGAATTTCAGCAGATGAAATCAGTCTTAAATATGCTGTTTTAGGTTCAGAGCCGTGGACTGAAATTATCAGAGGGCACATCGAAGAAAGATTAGGAGTTCATGCAACCAATATCTACGGATTGAGTGAAATTATCGGACCTGGAGTTTCCATGGAGGATTTTGAGGAAAAAGGCGGAGCTTATATCTGGGAAGATCATTTCTATCCTGAAATTTTAGATCCGATCACGAAGCATCCTGTTCCTTTCGGAGAAGAAGGGGTATTGGTGATTACAACATTAACAAAAAAAGCAATGCCGCTTTTGCGTTACTGGACCAATGATATTACAAGTCTTTACTATGACGAAAATGCTAAAAGGACAATGGTGAAAATGAAACCCATTGTTGGAAGGGCAGATGATATGCTGATTGTAAGAGGAGTAAATGTTTATCCAAGTCAGATTGAAGATGCTTTCTCCTATGTAAAAGGAGTGGTTCCTAACTATTATCTGACGCCTGTAGAAAAAGAGCACATGTGCATCGCTTTGGATATTGATGTTGAAATAGATGATGACCTGGTGAAATCTCAGAAAATAGAAGCCAATACCGATGATTATTTTAATTTTGTCGGGAATTTTGGAAAAAACATAGAAAACGAAATAAAAAAACGGGTAGGCATCACTACAAAAGTGAAAGTTCATGCCCAGGACAGCCTGCCAAAGTGCGAAGGTGGAAAAATTAACAGAATACTAAAAAAATAATGAATTCATTTTATAAACTTAAAACAGTTAAGGTTCAGAAAGACACTCCCGATGCAGTAAATGTAGCGGTGGAAATTCCTGAAGAGCTGAAAGATAAGTTCAGGTTCAAACAGGGGCAGTACCTGAATTTCCGGATGATGATCAACGGGAATGAGGAAAGACGTTCTTATTCTATCTGTAATGCGCCCAGTGAAAAAAGCAATACACTGGAAGTATTGGTGAAATTGCTTGAAGGCGGAAAAGTATCAGGCTATTTCAATGAGCATCTTCATATGGATGAAGTATTGGAAGTAATGCCTCCGATGGGTGGTTTCAATACATCTTATCATCCGACAAATGTGAAAACCTATGTTGGATTGGCAGCAGGAAGCGGAATCACTCCTGTTTTATCCAATATTAAAGAAAGTCTTTATCAGGAACCTAACAGTAATGCATATCTGTTCTATAGCAACAGAAGTATGAATCATGTTTTAAGAAAAGCTGAAATTGATAAGCTGGTAGAACAGTTCAACGGAAGGCTTAAAGTAGTTTACCTGGTAAGCCGTGAAAAGCACGAAGATCCTGTTTTCGAAGGAAGGATTTCTGCTGAAAAACTGGAGCAGTTATTTGAAAGATATGCAGATATTGATGTAAGAGAAGCAACTTATTTCATCTGCGGACCTTCAGAAATGATCAAAGGAATTGCGGATTATCTGAAAAAAGATAAAAAGGTTCCTGCTATCCAGGTATTGTTTGAATATTTCACCGCTCCGGATGAAGAAAATACGGAGGAAATGAGTGAAGAATTCAAAGCCATTGCCAATATTGAAAGTATGGTAACGGTAATCATTGATGATGATGAATATTCATTCCACCTTAATTCCAAAAAAGAGAGTATCTTAGATAAAGCATTGAAAGACAATCTTCCTGTACCTTTTGCATGTAAAGGAGGCGTTTGTTGTACGTGTAAAGCACAAGTTCTGGAAGGAGAAGTTTTCATGGAGAAAAACTATGCGCTTACCGAAGAAGAAGTAGCCAGAGGCTATGTTCTTACCTGTCAATGTCACCCGACAACGAATGTGGTGATGCTTAATTATGATGTTTAATTCAATTTGAAAATGTGCTAATTTGGAAATTTGAAAATGAGTAATAACTTATTCTCAGTTTCTCAAAATAATTTTCAAATTAACTAATTCTCAAATTTTCAAATTAAAAAATTATGGACTTAGAAAAATTTGTTCAATACGTTCACGAAGAAAATAAAGTAGAGCCAAAAGATGTAATGCCTGATGATTACAGGAAATTATTGGTTCGTCAGATTTCACAGCACGCCCATTCTGAAATTGTGGGAATGCTGCCGGAAGCCAACTGGATCTCCAGAGCCCCTTCATTGAGAAGAAAAATGGCTCTCTTGGCGAAAGTTCAGGATGAGGCAGGTCATGGTTTATACCTTTACTCTGCTACTGAAACTCTAGGAGACGGAAGTATCAGGGCAGACAGAGATGCTACTTATGATGATATGCTGGAAGGAAAAGCAAAGTACTCAAGTATCTTCAATTATCCTACCCTAAGCTGGGCAGATATAGGAGCTATCGGTTGGCTGGTAGACGGAGCTGCCATTATGAACCAGGTAATGCTGATGGGAAATTCTTATGGCCCGTATTCAAGAGCGATGGTGAAGATCTGTAAAGAAGAATCTTTCCACCAAAGACAGGGATATGAGATCCTGATGGCACTTTGCCGTGGTACAAAACAGCAGAAAGAAATGGCTCAGGCTTCATTAAACCGTTTCTGGTGGCCGGCTCTGATGATGTTCGGACCTAATGATGACAGCTCACCAAACTCTAAAATTTCTATGAATTACAGAGTAAAAAGAGAAAGTAACGACAGTCTTCGTCAGAGATTTATCGACGTTACCGTTCCTCAGGCTGAATTTTTAGGATTAACTATTCCTGATAAAGATCTGAAATGGAATGAGGAAAGACAGCATTACGATTTCGGGGAACTTCCTTGGGACGAATTCATGGAAATTTTGAAAGGAAACGGACCTTGTAACAAGAAGCGTATCGAGACGAAGAGAAAAGCTCAGAGAGAGAATGCTTGGGTAAAAGAAGCCGCAGTAGCTTTTGCGGAGAAACAACAAAAAGAAGTAATATAATAATGTAACAATATACCAATGTAGAAATGTAACAATCATTGTTATGCTGAGCTTGTCGAAGCATCTCATTGTTAAATTGGTACATTGATACATTGTTAAATTAATTTGACTATGGCAAATTTAGATATGTGGGAAGTGTTTATTCAGACTAAACCGGGATTATCCCACAAACACGTTGGAATTGTGCAGGCACCAACAGCAGAAATGGCTTTGCAGAACGCAAGAGACGTTTATACAAGAAGAAAAGAAGGGACTTCTGTTTGGGTTGTTCCAAGCAAATATATTGTGACTTCGGAAGGAGTGGATAAAGAAGCTTTCTTTGATCCGGCAGACGATAAACTATACCGTCATCCAACTTTCTACGAGATTCCAAACGATGTAAAAAATATGTAAAAACGCTAATGGCTATTAGCTGCTTGCAATTTGCTAAAAGCTATATGCCAAAAGCCAAAAGCTAAAATAATGAACCCATTATATAATTATTTATTAAAACTAGCAGATGACAGTTTCATTATGGGGCAACGTCTGTCTGAATGGTGCGGTGAAGGTCCTTACTTAGAGGAAGATATTGCATTGACGAATATTGCATTGGATGAGCTGGGACAAGCGAATAACTTTTATGTTTATGCTTCAAGAGTGATTGATAACGGTAAAAGTGAAGATGATATTGCGTTTTTAAGATATGAGCACGAATATCTGAACGCCCACTGGACAGAACTTCCCAATGAAGATTATGCCCAAACCATTCTGAAAGTTTATGTTTTTGCAGTATATCAGAAACTGATGTATGAAGCATTATCAAACTCTGCTAATGAAGAATTGAGCGCCATAGCCCAGAAATCATTAAAAGAAGTAAGATATCATTATACGCACGCCGCATCATGGATGAAAATCTTTGCCCAGGGAACAGAAGAAAGTAAGTCCCGTTTAGTAAAAGCTGTTGAAAATATCTGGGAATATACAAAAGGTCTTTTTGCGAAAACAGAAGGAGAGGAAGACTTGGTAGCTTTGAATATTGCTCCGGATACAGATGTCCTTTATGGAGAATTCCTTGCGATTACAAAGAAAGATTTTGTAGATTTCGGTTTAGAATATCCGCAGAATCCTTTCATGCAGCCAAAATCCAGAACAGGATATCACACGGAATATTTCGGATATATCCTTTGTGAGCTTCAGTATATGCAGAGAGCATATCCTGGATGTACTTGGTAAAAAGTCATGAAAAAATTGCTTCTGGGAATATTGGCTTTTTTTCTTGCGGTCTATGTGATATTATGTATTGGTCTTTATTTCTATCAGGAGAAAATTATTTTTTATCCGGAAAAGCTGCCGGATAATTACAAATTTAAATTTGATAATGATTTTGAAGAAGTAACGATCAGAACAAAAGATAATAAGAATTTAAATGCTGTATTATTTAAAGCACAAAATCCAAAAGGAGTCATCTTATATCTTCATGGAAACGGAGGGTCAATAAAGGGCTGGGGAGAAGTAGCTCAGTTATACAGAAGTATGAACTATGATACGTTTATACTTGATTACCGGGGCTATGGAAAAAGTGAAGATAAAATTAGCAGTAAAGATCAGATTTTTTCGGATGTTGATGCTGCGTATAAAGAACTTTTGAAACGATATCCGGAGAATAGGATTATTATTTTAGGATATTCTGTAGGAACAGGACTGGCTGCAAAACTGGCGTCAGAGCATCAAGCAAAATTGCTTATTTTACAGGCTCCATATTATAGCACAGAAGATGAAATGAGCCAGAAATTTTCATTTCTTCCGAGATTTTTACTGAAATATAATTTTGAAACCGGTAAATATTTAGAAACAGTTAAGTCACCGATAATTATTTTTCATGGCGATAAAGATGAGGTTATTAATTACAAGGCATCTTTAAAACTTAAGAATAATTTTAAAAAAGATGATAGCCTGATTATATTAAAAGATCAGTATCACAACGGCATAACAGATAATTTAGATTATCAGAAAGCAATGAAAATAATTCTTGATTCTGATAAAAAATAAAATATGAATCAGCTTTTAGATTTATTAAAAACAATCCCAGATCCGGAAATTCCGGTAATCAACATTGTAGAATTGGGAATTGTAAGAGATGCAAAGGTTACAGGTGAAAACACCTGTGAAGTGATCATTACTCCTACTTATTCTGCCTGTCCTGCTATGTTTACCATCGAAGAGGATATTATCAAAATGATGAAAGAAAATGGATGGGAAGCAAAAGTAGTAACCAAAATGTTTCCGATCTGGACAACAGACTGGTTAACAGATGAAGCGAGAGAAAAACTCCGTGCGTACGGAATCACTCCTCCCGAAAAAGGAGCAGACGAACATCACATCGGGAAACCGAAAAAATGTCCACGCTGTGGTTCTGAGAATACCAAGCAGATCAGCAGATTCGGGTCTACTTTGTGTAAGGCCTCGTATCAATGTTTAGACTGCCTGGAGCCTTTTGATTATTTTAAATGTCATTAATAATGCGATAACTGTAAACAATGAATTAACCATAGCCCATCAATAAAATTGACGAATATGCAGAGCATAACGATGGTATTGCTAGATTGTTAAAATCTTAGGTGGTTACATGAATTTATATTGTTAAATTAGTGCATTGTTAAATAATAAATTAATAAAAACTATGTATACACAACTCGATATTGAAACGCATTTTGACGGGAAGCTTAAAATCGCATATCTTAATCAACCGGAAACCATGAATGCCCTTACCAAGCCGGCTTTAGCGGATCTTAGAGATTTTGTCAAAGAATGCAGTGAAGACGAAACCGTAAGATGTGTTGCTATTTCCGGAAGAGGAAGAGCGTTCTGCTCAGGTCAGAATCTGGATGAAGCTTTTGTGGTAGGCAAAGAACATCACGATCATGACATCATCAGAAAAATTGTGGTCGATTATTATAATCCACTGGTTTTGGAAGTTACCCGTTGCAAAAAGCCGGTTATTGCTTTAGTCAATGGTCCTGCAGTAGGAGCTGGAGCGATGTTGGCATTGATCTCTGATTTCGTTTTAGCAAATGAAAAAGCATATTTTGCTCAGGCATTTTCAAATATCGGTTTGATTCCTGATACCGGAGGAACTTACTTCTTACCTAAACTTTTAGGCAGACAATTGGCTAATTATTTAGCATTTACAGGTAAAAAATTATCTGCAGAAGAATCCAAATCTTATGGCCTTGTAGCGGAAGTTTTCAGTGAAGAAGAATTTGTTCCAAAATCTATGGAAATCCTTGAAAGAATGGCAAACATGCCGACAGCAGCCATAAAGCTTACGAAAAAAGCATTTGCCCATTCTTATAACAATACATTGAAAGAACAACTGGAACTGGAAGGTGATCTTCAGCAGGAAGCTGCAGAAACAGAAGACTTTATTGAAGGTGTAAACGCCTTTTTACAGAAAAGAAAACCTAATTATAAAGGAAAATAATTAATTTGAAAATGAGTTAATTTGAGAATTTGAAAATGAGGAATGACAAAGAAAATATTATTGTAAATAAGACTTTTGATTTTGCACTCAATATCATTGAATTTTCAGAATATTTATACGATGCGAAAAAAATTCCTTTGGCAAATCAAATTTTTAAATCAGGAACTTCAATTGGAGCGAATGTAAGAGAAGCTCAAAATGCAGAAAGTAAGGCAGATTTTATTCATAAATTAAAAATTGCAGCTAAAGAGTATTGGCTTTTGCTGTGCTTAAAGTCTCCATATTTGAAATCTCCAAACGAAAAATTACTATCTGATTTAAAAGAAATTTTATTAATCCTGTCTAAAATTATTTCAAGTTCAAAATTAAGTAATTTTCAAATTAACTCATTTTCAAATTTTCAAATTTAAAATATGAATGTAGGAATTATCGGTGCCGGAACAATGGGAATCGGCATTGCACAGGTAGCCGCAACGAACGGATGCAAAGTATGGGTGTATGACGCCAATGCAAAACAAGTAGAAACGGCCACGGTAGGTTTGGAAAAAACATTGACCAAATTGGTGGATAAACAAAAAATTTCAGCGGAGAAAATGACTGAAATTTTAGCCAACATTTCCATTGCTACAGAACTGAGAGATTTCAAAGATTGTGAGCTGATTATTGAAGCCATTATCGAAAACAAAGAGATCAAGACAAAAGTTTTTACAGAGCTTGAAAATTATGTTTCAGAAAGCTGTATTCTTAGTTCCAATACCTCATCTATCTCTATCACCTCTCTGGGTGCAGAACTAAAGAAACCGGAGCGTTTCATCGGAATTCACTTTTTCAATCCGGCTCCGTTTATGCCTTTAGTGGAAGTTATTCCATCCTTATTAACAGAAAAAACATTAGCAGAAAAAATCTACAACCTCATGAAAGAATGGGGGAAGACTCCTGTTATTGCCAAAGATATTCCCGGATTCATCGTCAACAGAATTGCCAGACCTTATTATGGGGAAGGCTTGAGAATTGTTGAAGAAAATATTGCAACACCGGAACAGGTAGATGATGCCATGAAAACTTTAGGAAACTTCAAAATGGGACCTTTCGAATTGATGGATCTTATCGGAGTGGATGTAAATTTTGCTGTAACAACAACTGTTTACAAAGACTATTTCTACGATCCGAAATACAAACCATCCTTACTTCAGCAAAGAATGTCTGAAGCCAAACTTCACGGCAGAAAAACAGGAAAAGGCTTCTACGATTACAGTGAAGGAGCAGAAAAACCTGTTGCTCAGAAAGACGATGCTTTATACCAGCAGATCTTTTTAAGAATCATTTCCATGTTGATTAATGAGGCTGTT belongs to Chryseobacterium gleum and includes:
- the clpB gene encoding ATP-dependent chaperone ClpB, giving the protein MNLNQYTVKSQEAIQAAQQVAMEFGNQSIEPQHLLEGIFQVDENISPFLLKKSEADAALVRERNRENLEKLPKVQGGNIYLSQPANKVLLDAPNIAKKMGDEYVTIEHLWLSLLETTSEVSKMLKDMGVTKNLLEGAIKELRKGSKATSASSEETYQSLNKYAKNFNELAAEGKLDPVIGRDEEIRRVLQILSRRTKNNPILIGEPGVGKTAIAEGIAHRIISGDVPENLMDKTLYSLDMGALIAGAKYKGEFEERLKSVVNEVIKSDGQIILFIDEIHTLVGAGGGEGAMDAANILKPALARGELRAIGATTLNEYQKYFEKDKALERRFQKVMVEEPDTESAISILRGIKDKYEAHHKVRIKDEAIIAAVEMSQRYISDRFLPDKAIDLIDEASAKLRMEINSKPEELDVLDRKLMQMEIELAAISREGNQTKIDHLKEDIAKISEQRNEINAKWLKEKQKSEDLTQIKKDIESLKLEAERASRAGDYAKVAEIQYGKLREKEEELSKVELEMQNHQNELIKEEVTAENISEVIAKWTGIPVTKLLQSERDKLLNLETELHHRVVGQDEAIQAVADAIRRNRAGLSDDKKPIGSFLFLGTTGVGKTELAKALAEFLFDDENNMTRIDMSEYQERHSVSRLVGAPPGYVGYDEGGQLTEAVRRRPYSVVLLDEIEKAHPDVFNTLLQVLDDGRLTDNKGRVVNFKNSIIIMTSNLGSHLIQENFENLTEENQDEIVDKTKEEVFDLLKQTLRPEFLNRIDEIVLFQPLRKKEIGKIVQYQLRGFNEMLSKRNIIMTFTQDAVDYLMDKGYDPAFGARPLKRVIQQEVLNKLSKEILAGNVNDGDRITLDYFEETGLVFRPTEQ
- a CDS encoding TetR/AcrR family transcriptional regulator; protein product: MELKEKQRKILDVAVELFKEKGYMGSSVRDLATKLNIKAASLYAHIRSKEEILEWICFGIAQDFFDELQEVKNTDVAPREKLNLLLDRHLSVVLKNRDVTHIYSNEWKHLEERLPEFVELRKNYQQEVEELISEIYKAENWELKSPSFTTRFILHTLNNSYFWFKRSSDSTDEITDEIREKILFGLLGNQHS
- a CDS encoding phenylacetate--CoA ligase family protein, with the translated sequence MDFSVEYLKLDQLRQLQSDRLISLISYLGEKSEFYKKKFDELQISPQDIRSIEDITKLPITYKQDLRDNYPFGLFTVPKSELQRIHCSSGTTGKPTVVGYTKEDVDLFSEVVARSLNAAGAKPGMQLHNAYGYGIFTGGLGLHYGAEMLGMSVLPISGGMTARQVDLIVDFKPEVICCSPSYALTIADEFAKRGISADEISLKYAVLGSEPWTEIIRGHIEERLGVHATNIYGLSEIIGPGVSMEDFEEKGGAYIWEDHFYPEILDPITKHPVPFGEEGVLVITTLTKKAMPLLRYWTNDITSLYYDENAKRTMVKMKPIVGRADDMLIVRGVNVYPSQIEDAFSYVKGVVPNYYLTPVEKEHMCIALDIDVEIDDDLVKSQKIEANTDDYFNFVGNFGKNIENEIKKRVGITTKVKVHAQDSLPKCEGGKINRILKK
- a CDS encoding 2Fe-2S iron-sulfur cluster-binding protein, coding for MNSFYKLKTVKVQKDTPDAVNVAVEIPEELKDKFRFKQGQYLNFRMMINGNEERRSYSICNAPSEKSNTLEVLVKLLEGGKVSGYFNEHLHMDEVLEVMPPMGGFNTSYHPTNVKTYVGLAAGSGITPVLSNIKESLYQEPNSNAYLFYSNRSMNHVLRKAEIDKLVEQFNGRLKVVYLVSREKHEDPVFEGRISAEKLEQLFERYADIDVREATYFICGPSEMIKGIADYLKKDKKVPAIQVLFEYFTAPDEENTEEMSEEFKAIANIESMVTVIIDDDEYSFHLNSKKESILDKALKDNLPVPFACKGGVCCTCKAQVLEGEVFMEKNYALTEEEVARGYVLTCQCHPTTNVVMLNYDV
- the paaA gene encoding 1,2-phenylacetyl-CoA epoxidase subunit PaaA, with the protein product MDLEKFVQYVHEENKVEPKDVMPDDYRKLLVRQISQHAHSEIVGMLPEANWISRAPSLRRKMALLAKVQDEAGHGLYLYSATETLGDGSIRADRDATYDDMLEGKAKYSSIFNYPTLSWADIGAIGWLVDGAAIMNQVMLMGNSYGPYSRAMVKICKEESFHQRQGYEILMALCRGTKQQKEMAQASLNRFWWPALMMFGPNDDSSPNSKISMNYRVKRESNDSLRQRFIDVTVPQAEFLGLTIPDKDLKWNEERQHYDFGELPWDEFMEILKGNGPCNKKRIETKRKAQRENAWVKEAAVAFAEKQQKEVI
- the paaB gene encoding 1,2-phenylacetyl-CoA epoxidase subunit PaaB; amino-acid sequence: MANLDMWEVFIQTKPGLSHKHVGIVQAPTAEMALQNARDVYTRRKEGTSVWVVPSKYIVTSEGVDKEAFFDPADDKLYRHPTFYEIPNDVKNM
- the paaC gene encoding 1,2-phenylacetyl-CoA epoxidase subunit PaaC, whose amino-acid sequence is MNPLYNYLLKLADDSFIMGQRLSEWCGEGPYLEEDIALTNIALDELGQANNFYVYASRVIDNGKSEDDIAFLRYEHEYLNAHWTELPNEDYAQTILKVYVFAVYQKLMYEALSNSANEELSAIAQKSLKEVRYHYTHAASWMKIFAQGTEESKSRLVKAVENIWEYTKGLFAKTEGEEDLVALNIAPDTDVLYGEFLAITKKDFVDFGLEYPQNPFMQPKSRTGYHTEYFGYILCELQYMQRAYPGCTW
- a CDS encoding alpha/beta hydrolase, with protein sequence MKKLLLGILAFFLAVYVILCIGLYFYQEKIIFYPEKLPDNYKFKFDNDFEEVTIRTKDNKNLNAVLFKAQNPKGVILYLHGNGGSIKGWGEVAQLYRSMNYDTFILDYRGYGKSEDKISSKDQIFSDVDAAYKELLKRYPENRIIILGYSVGTGLAAKLASEHQAKLLILQAPYYSTEDEMSQKFSFLPRFLLKYNFETGKYLETVKSPIIIFHGDKDEVINYKASLKLKNNFKKDDSLIILKDQYHNGITDNLDYQKAMKIILDSDKK
- the paaD gene encoding 1,2-phenylacetyl-CoA epoxidase subunit PaaD, whose translation is MNQLLDLLKTIPDPEIPVINIVELGIVRDAKVTGENTCEVIITPTYSACPAMFTIEEDIIKMMKENGWEAKVVTKMFPIWTTDWLTDEAREKLRAYGITPPEKGADEHHIGKPKKCPRCGSENTKQISRFGSTLCKASYQCLDCLEPFDYFKCH